TCGCCCGGTTCGCCTGGTTTTTTCGGTCTGCTTGGTCCGGTCCTGTGGGCTAAATAGACCGTTGGGAGCTGCGGTTCCGGTTTTTTCCGATCGGACCGCCGGTCCGGtacggttttcaaaactagggaTGGGAGTGGTAAGGCAAAGGGTTTAATTGTAAATGGGCCGGGCTGTGTCCTTAGACTCCCACATAAAAGGGTTTTCGTCGAGTGGAAGGGCGAAAATGCAAAAAgggattatttttttacttacCCCCTTCCCCTACCTCCAGACACAGGCGTGGCCCGATGCTGTCTCCACGCATCTGCCGCCATATCCGGCGATCAATCCGTCCGATGAATACACGGATCTAGAAAGGGAGGAGTCAGGGGGATCTCCACCGATCTAGTTTGGCAAATTTTGACAACCCCGCCCCCCTCAGCTGTTTCCTCCCCTCCGAATTGCAGTGAACAAAAAAGGTACGATCCCAAACTGATCTGATACTGCAAACAGAGCATGCAAAAACATTAGCCCGTGTGTACATGGCAATCAATAGGATTGGTACTTTGAAGAACAACTGCGAAACAACTGATCTGATAAGCATTCATGAATTCCCATCCAGATTTATATCATACAGAACGAGTGTGTTTAGCCCGTGTGTTTATACTCAATTGCATatcaagaaaaacacaaaagaaaaaaagcttGGGCATCAAAGGTCTCCCCAAAACGAAATAGTAAAACAATGTCTTCGGCTTCATTTTGCTTTAAAGATCTTCTCGTTCTGCACCACTGCTTTTTTCGGCTTTATTCTGCACAAAAACAACATATAACAGATAAATAACCATgaaagaaaactaaacaattaAAAAAGGCATAATTCTTGACAAAAAATAAACAGATATAATAACATGATTTTCagtatttcattttttattttgtaccaGATGGACATAATGGGCAGCCACCTAGTGGATGGAGTGATTGGGCAAAACAGTCAAGTGATGGATCGAGTTTCCTTCAGAACGAAGCAATTCACAAAGCCGCGTACCCTAGAATTGTTTGTTGAGGTAAAATTTCttttatataaatgtcatatcTACCATTTAAAAAGACAGGAAGGAACACATAAAACTAACATGTCTCTCTCCCAAACAAAActgtaaaataaaatgtaGTCATTCGTTATGAGACGAAGGATAAGGGAAGAAACTCAGTCAATTCAAGAGTTAGAGATGGTGCAGTCAATGCTAGATGGGACAGACACCCACGTACAGCATGGTGGTGTCGATTCAGCATCACAAGAACAGGACAAGGTATGTGAAATAAGAAATTCCTATTTCTTTTGTGATTTAAATTCCAATTGAGTACAGGTTTTGTACAAGTGCAGACTGTATAACAGTAGCTATTTGTTTTGTGATTTAAAAAGATTTAAATTCCAATTGAGTACAGGTTTTGTACAAGTGCAGACTGTATAACAGTAGCTATTTGTTTCGTGATTAAAATATAATGATGCAGACTATCATGGGGAGGCAAGAAAATGAGCAAAGACAGGAGAACATGGGTGCCCCCGATGCAGCTGTTAATAGAAGGAAACCAGATTGTGCGCCAATGCCATTTGACTTGAATGCTAATTTATTTGAGAACGGaaatgaagaggaagaatATCTAGAGCGTTCACATGACGATGTTGAACAGAATAGTGAGGTGCAATTCCCGGAGCAGTCGTATGAGCATGCTGAAATGACAGATGAAGCAACTAATCATGTGCAATTTGCTGATCAAGCAAGGGATGACCAGGGGATTGAGGAAGGGCTATTTCCTGACCCAGTCACAAATGAAGAAAAGGAGATGGACCGGATGTTTGAAGCTGATAACTACCCTGCCATCCATGAAATTATTCAAGCTCGTGCCCCACAAGATGGAATGGTGTTTGATTCGCTGGAAGAAGCTTTCCGTTTTTTCACAGTGTATGAAAGGCGTGTTGGCTTTGCGGTGAAGAAGGACAGCAGTTATAGATCAAGGAAAACTGGGCAAGTTCAGCGGATTGAGTTCACATGTAATAAGCACAGGGGCCATATAAACACAGACTCAGCAAcgaggcagagaagaagcaaCAAGATTGAAAGAACAGAATGCAAGGTACTGATGAGATTAAAGAAGGATGACTGTAAGTGGGTGGTATATAGTGTTAATCTTCAGCATAATCATGATCTTGCACCGAGTCAGTGGCTTGTCAGGTTTATGAGCTGCCACAAAAAAATGTCCCCTGCGGACAAGCATTTGGTTGAGATACTTCAGGAAAGCAGGGTCCCCCCAAGGAAAGTAATGTCTATTTTCAGGTCAATGAGAGGAAGCTTCAGAAACATTCCGTTTGATGCTAAGTATGTTTCCAACATGATGTACCAGGAAAGATTGAAGCATAAGAACAGAGATATCAAGGAGCTGCTACAGAAattcaaagatgtgcagaagaaaacaaaaagctTTTACTACACGCTGCAAATTGATGAGGATAACAATGTTAGGAGTGTATTCTGGACAGATGTCATGGGCAGAGCAGATTACAAGATGTTTGGGCAGTTTCTCTCATTCACAACATATACAATATGCCCTTTGCACCACTGATTGGGGTTGATAACCATGGAAAGACAGTGCTGTTTGGTGCAGCGCTCCTGAAGAACGAGACAGCAGACACATTCAGGTGGTTGTTCAAAGAATTCCTGGAAGCCATGGGTGGGCAGCAACCAGAAACGGTGATAACGGACCAGGATACTGCAATGAAGTGCACTATTGCTGACATGCTACCAAACTCAACCCATCGTTTTTGCAGCTGGCATattcagaagaagatgaaggagAAGCTTGTATCTTTCTTTGCTAGTAAAGGTACTTTGCATGCAGACATCTTAACATATTAGCAAATCAAGAACAGAAGAATATCTCTGCAAGCCTAGACTGCAGAAAACAGCACCAAAAACGGCagaccaaaaagaaaacaaaaacaggcACTAATAGAAACCTTGCAGACAGAAATACAAGGAAAACATAGAGGTTCATAAATAATTCCCTGATCAACATGTTTGTCAATGCACCCATACTTCGCATGTTCATGTTCACCATTTTGGTTAGTCACAGGTGGAGAATATTCAGAAAACGAGTCTGGCAGCTGGTGACTTCTGGGGACCAAGATCGACTAAAAGGTAACAGTTCCATATAAACATGGCTCTAGTAACACACTTCGCAGGTGAAGATCAAGAACACAGGGTGTAGGGAATCTTATTGAGGAAAATGTAACAATGATGAGGAGAAGCAATATCAGAAGACACCACCCATCTGCTCAAAATAATTGTGTATTTTCATGTTAGAGAAAGGAACATTCTTCATAATGATgtagaacaaaacaaaaaaattgtcaaTGAACACACACATTCAGGAGTTTCTTAATATAACAGAAAATATGGCAGGGCATTTAAGTATTGTTGGGACAGAAAATTTTGAGTAAACATTGTAGATAAGTGTAACAGAACGCACATGCACTATGGCCTATGGAGGTAGCTAGATTGAAGAAAGACGGAAAACACAATTGAGGGTAATCCTAGAAGTGGCAAGGAACCGCAGTGTTGGAAAGGGTTACGTGGCAATCTGAGAAGGtccttttttttagttctTGATACGAGTCCATGTCAATGAGTAACAGATTCGAAGGAAATTCCAAATGCCATGGATTTATGATGGGGATTTTTGCGGGGAAAATTCATATGGCTCttagttttaaaaaaaaatacagatgGGGACTGatgattttgtttatttttacaTGCGAGTTGTTAGCAAGCTGTATCACTCTATTTTTACATGTAAGTGATTAGCAAGTTGCATAGCTAAAGTGGTCAGCAAGTTGTATAACTAAATAGAAATGAAGTGAGAAAGCAACAATTTTCTGCAGTCCATATAGGGATCATCTGTGAGGAACTGAATACTGCCTAGTCCCGTGACTTCTGATTACCAAGTGGCAAGTGCAAAACGTACAACATTTACCACTTTACAAAGACCGATAACTAATTAGGAACAACCATAATGATTGATTATCCAAGGGTAAAATAACTAGCTTTTCGCTATTATCTTTAGACATGAACCAACAAGCACATACGTGTTAAGCAACAATGGCATAGCCATTCTGAAAATTGATGTATAATTTACCAAGGGTCCACATTACGCATAAGAGTTGGACAAAGTTGCTTGTTGGATACTACTACCAAAGACCTTAAACATTTGCGTTGTATTTCAGCATCTGTAAAAACAAAGAACGTACCATGATAGCCTCAATCTCTTCCTCAGAGAGTGGTTTGCGTTTGGGAAGCTGTGAAGCTGGCCCTCCAACAGCAGTATGAGAAGGTGGGGAAGGCACATCTGATTTAAAGcggtaattttttttctctccagaAGGTGGTGCGTCTACTTTAGCTCCTGAAAATGAAATTGTTAGTTACACTCCTTTCTATGTATTATGAGGAAGGGACTATGtaatacttcctctgtcccatattaagtgttacaactttgtctaaatatgcatgtacctATACACTAGGAGTATCACCAGCAAAGCtcctctttgccggcggctttttgTCGGGCCGCCAGCAaagtctttgccggcggccaaaACAACGGCCGTCGGCGAAGTAAAGTAACTTCACGGTTTTGACTTGTTAACGGCGACGCCGTCTCGCCGCGTGGGCCCCGCTCGTcaagcctttgccggcggccccgaggAAAAGCCGCTGGCAAAGAAGGGTGACGTGGCGTGAGCGCGCCGTGCCGCGCGTCACCCATGCCGGGCCCGCTCGTcaggcctttgccggcggccccgaggaaaagccgccggcaaagaaggGCGAGGtttttgccggcggccacgaggaaaagccgccggcaaagattactctctttgccggcggccatcCACttaggccgccggcaaaggatCCCCGCAGGCAGCACAGGCAGCCGCCACGTGGCGGGTTTGCCGAAgggaggccgccggcaaagagggttaaccctttttttaatttattttctgtttatcCCAGCAATTAAAATCATATATAACACAATTAAAATCATATATttccatggccggcgggcggccatggcctccgagctccatttttggagctccgaagGCCGGCGAGCTCTGATTCTCgaccccgaagcttccctctccctctcgatctatctcgccggcctccaatttctctctgaagttccccaattccaaatttttgagctccggcggccgccagccaAAATgtggcctcctcgtcgtcgcctggagcttccctctctcttgcgagctctctctccctcccgatctttctcgccagtctccaatttctctccgaatatctctaatttcaaatttttagttagctccgattaattaacaccttaatccccttgtcaatgattaggctaactattttgctttgtttgttttcttgtgtattgtgttgtagatccaaagaccgttcttggatgtacgccaaaaaaaaaatcaatgtcgGCGTCTTGGGGCTGCACAACATC
The Brachypodium distachyon strain Bd21 chromosome 2, Brachypodium_distachyon_v3.0, whole genome shotgun sequence genome window above contains:
- the LOC112270726 gene encoding uncharacterized protein LOC112270726, whose product is MAAGKERAKVDAPPSGEKKNYRFKSDVPSPPSHTAVGGPASQLPKRKPLSEEEIEAIMVRSLFLQMLKYNANV
- the LOC100825401 gene encoding protein FAR1-RELATED SEQUENCE 5 encodes the protein MDIMGSHLVDGVIGQNSQVMDRVSFRTKQFTKPRTLELFVESFVMRRRIREETQSIQELEMVQSMLDGTDTHVQHGGVDSASQEQDKTIMGRQENEQRQENMGAPDAAVNRRKPDCAPMPFDLNANLFENGNEEEEYLERSHDDVEQNSEVQFPEQSYEHAEMTDEATNHVQFADQARDDQGIEEGLFPDPVTNEEKEMDRMFEADNYPAIHEIIQARAPQDGMVFDSLEEAFRFFTVYERRVGFAVKKDSSYRSRKTGQVQRIEFTCNKHRGHINTDSATRQRRSNKIERTECKVLMRLKKDDCKWVVYSVNLQHNHDLAPSQWLVRFMSCHKKMSPADKHLVEILQESRVPPRKVMSIFRSMRGSFRNIPFDAKYVSNMMYQERLKHKNRDIKELLQKFKDVQKKTKSFYYTLQIDEDNNVRSVFWTDVMGRADYKMFGQFLSFTTYTICPLHH